From Gemmatimonadales bacterium, a single genomic window includes:
- a CDS encoding HAMP domain-containing sensor histidine kinase, with protein sequence MTGVPHLRRSERRDGAGHVLPARSTETETAGADLRPVLEAAAARVLGGWRDDRADALDAKDVSETIHWLVDATVAALAGEAIPSQGPAATVLGRRLLELLRAAVLAEPREPQAQLDPKVLVLVLRAVEQVREAVDPDWSQALSSRLSAPSGLDLVVEVAHDLRSPITSILFLAETLQRGQSGTVNEVQHRQLGLIYAAALGLSSMASDVIELARGGKQLVEKEPAPLSVTAILESVRDIVHPIAEEKGLSILLVPPVSDHRMGRQLALSRVLLNLTTNALKFTDEGCVEIAARPRGLTQMEFSVRDTGHGISPEAMDNLYQPFRRSRARAGRSGYYFSGTGLGLAMCRLIVEAMDSELEFETEQGRGTRFFFKLNLPPVTNL encoded by the coding sequence ATGACGGGAGTGCCTCACCTGCGGCGCTCCGAACGCCGCGACGGCGCCGGGCACGTGCTGCCGGCCCGCTCGACGGAAACCGAGACCGCGGGCGCGGACCTGCGCCCGGTGCTCGAGGCGGCGGCCGCGCGGGTGCTGGGCGGCTGGCGCGACGACCGGGCCGACGCGCTCGACGCGAAGGACGTATCCGAGACAATCCACTGGCTGGTCGATGCCACGGTGGCGGCGCTCGCGGGCGAGGCGATTCCATCGCAGGGGCCGGCAGCGACCGTGCTGGGTCGCCGGCTCCTCGAGCTGTTGCGCGCCGCAGTCCTGGCGGAGCCGCGCGAGCCGCAGGCTCAGCTCGATCCCAAGGTGCTGGTCCTGGTCCTGCGCGCCGTCGAGCAGGTGCGCGAGGCCGTGGACCCCGATTGGTCGCAGGCGCTGTCGTCGCGCCTGTCGGCGCCGAGCGGGCTGGACCTGGTCGTCGAGGTGGCCCACGACCTCCGCTCGCCCATCACGTCGATCCTGTTCCTGGCCGAGACCCTGCAGCGCGGCCAGAGCGGGACGGTCAACGAGGTGCAGCATCGCCAGCTCGGCCTGATCTACGCCGCCGCCCTCGGGCTGAGCTCGATGGCGAGCGACGTCATCGAGCTGGCGCGCGGCGGCAAGCAGCTGGTCGAGAAGGAGCCGGCGCCGCTGTCGGTCACGGCCATTCTCGAGTCGGTGCGCGACATCGTGCACCCCATCGCCGAGGAGAAGGGGCTCTCCATCCTGCTGGTGCCGCCGGTCTCGGACCACCGCATGGGACGGCAGCTGGCCCTGAGCCGGGTGCTGCTCAACCTCACCACCAACGCGCTCAAGTTCACCGACGAGGGCTGCGTGGAGATCGCGGCCAGGCCGCGGGGGCTGACGCAGATGGAATTCTCGGTCCGGGACACCGGCCACGGGATCAGTCCCGAGGCCATGGACAACCTCTACCAGCCGTTCCGACGCTCGAGAGCCCGGGCCGGACGCAGCGGCTACTACTTCTCGGGAACGGGGCTCGGCCTGGCCATGTGCCGGCTCATCGTCGAGGCGATGGACTCGGAGCTCGAGTTCGAGACGGAGCAGGGCCGGGGAACCCGGTTCTTCTTCAAGCTGAACCTCCCGCCCGTCACCAACCTGTAG
- a CDS encoding response regulator, producing the protein MPERMPHSHPPLVLIASSQEWHARSLESILGPHGYAVVRAYTGKQTLERARSARPDLVIVDADLPDLDGIEVCRILRDEPAMSASTPILVTGSGQPTRQQRLAALRAGAWDYLTLPFDGQELQLRLDAFVQAKFEADRAREESLLDELTGLYNIRGLARRARELGSQAFRHHEPFACVVLAPHVEGTDAAASELAVTAAVSHIAKTLRTNGRVADAIGRLGPTEFGVVAQGADAEGVLKLAQRLVQSLESGALESGGAIPPFKVRAGYDAVSNYHEAPIEPEDMLVRATIAMRMSEGDAGGKWIRPFEGRFNN; encoded by the coding sequence ATGCCTGAGCGCATGCCGCATAGTCATCCTCCCCTCGTGCTGATCGCGAGCAGCCAGGAATGGCACGCCCGTTCCCTGGAGAGCATTCTCGGGCCGCATGGCTACGCGGTCGTCCGGGCCTATACGGGGAAGCAGACGCTGGAGCGCGCGCGCAGCGCGCGTCCGGATCTGGTGATCGTGGACGCCGACCTGCCGGACCTGGACGGGATCGAGGTCTGCCGCATCCTGCGGGACGAGCCGGCGATGAGCGCGAGCACCCCCATCCTGGTGACGGGCTCGGGGCAGCCGACCCGGCAGCAGCGGCTGGCGGCGCTGCGCGCCGGCGCCTGGGATTACCTCACGCTTCCGTTCGACGGACAGGAGCTGCAGTTGCGGCTGGACGCGTTCGTGCAGGCCAAGTTCGAGGCCGATCGCGCCCGCGAAGAGAGCCTTCTGGACGAGCTCACGGGGCTGTACAACATCCGGGGCCTGGCGCGGCGCGCCCGGGAGCTGGGGTCGCAGGCGTTCCGACATCACGAGCCGTTTGCCTGCGTCGTGCTCGCGCCGCACGTCGAGGGGACGGACGCCGCTGCCTCCGAGCTGGCGGTGACCGCCGCGGTGAGTCACATCGCCAAGACGCTGCGCACCAACGGCCGGGTCGCGGACGCGATCGGCCGGCTCGGTCCGACGGAATTCGGCGTGGTGGCGCAGGGCGCGGACGCCGAGGGCGTGCTCAAGCTCGCCCAGCGGCTGGTGCAGTCGCTGGAGTCTGGTGCGCTCGAGTCCGGCGGGGCCATACCGCCGTTCAAGGTGCGGGCCGGCTACGATGCGGTGTCGAACTACCACGAGGCCCCGATCGAGCCGGAGGACATGCTCGTGCGCGCCACCATCGCGATGCGGATGTCGGAGGGTGACGCCGGCGGCAAGTGGATTCGGCCGTTCGAGGGGCGCTTCAACAACTAG
- a CDS encoding sigma-54 dependent transcriptional regulator produces the protein MAASLRAPQSPAEGTGDTSPLVSADLSIGPADKASVRILVVDDERTLRESCKSVLEVDGYRVEVCGRGGEALELVRRQMFDVILVDLYMTEVSGMELLEAALAARPETIVIVMTGNPSVASNVDALRAGAWDYLPKPFSATHLQILVGRATHTILVGRESGVRTGAQEVEDEGGSRDKPAVIGVSPVFRKAMDLARRVAPTDASVFITGESGTGKEMMAQFIHQHSRRRSRPMVAVNCAALPEGLLESEMFGHVKGAFTGAVKDKPGLLEAANGGTLFLDELIDMPKSIQAKLLRVIQDGVVRRVGSSATNTVVNVRFIAAANRDPEQATKDGLLREDLYYRLRVVPVHLPSLRERQQDIVLLANHFLQLFWRRHREPFAAAPRLTESAVRALCAHPWQGNVRELQNAIEHAVVLLEPGQDIQPENIPFISSQQAADAAEGVVPVMAEGILEESYHAARERVIASFERRYLTWLVNHVGGNMSKAARVAGVDRTTLYRLMERHGLQRETITVLPE, from the coding sequence ATGGCCGCTTCGCTCAGAGCGCCCCAGTCACCAGCTGAAGGCACGGGAGACACCAGCCCCCTCGTCTCCGCGGATCTCTCGATCGGTCCGGCGGACAAGGCGAGTGTCCGCATCCTCGTGGTGGATGACGAGCGGACGCTGCGGGAGAGCTGCAAGAGCGTGCTCGAGGTGGACGGCTACCGCGTCGAAGTCTGCGGTCGCGGTGGCGAGGCGCTGGAGCTGGTGCGGCGCCAGATGTTCGACGTGATTCTGGTGGACCTGTACATGACCGAGGTCTCGGGCATGGAGCTGCTCGAGGCTGCCCTCGCCGCCCGCCCCGAGACCATCGTCATCGTGATGACGGGCAATCCCAGCGTCGCGTCCAACGTCGACGCGCTGCGCGCCGGCGCGTGGGATTACCTGCCCAAGCCGTTCTCGGCGACGCACCTGCAGATCCTGGTCGGGCGGGCGACGCACACGATCCTGGTCGGGCGGGAGTCGGGCGTTCGGACCGGGGCGCAGGAGGTGGAGGACGAGGGCGGCTCTCGCGACAAGCCCGCCGTCATCGGCGTGTCGCCGGTGTTCCGGAAGGCCATGGACCTGGCCCGGCGCGTGGCCCCGACCGATGCGTCCGTGTTCATCACGGGGGAGAGCGGGACGGGCAAGGAGATGATGGCGCAGTTCATCCACCAGCACAGCCGCCGGCGGAGCCGGCCAATGGTCGCCGTGAACTGCGCGGCGTTGCCCGAAGGGCTGCTGGAGTCGGAGATGTTCGGCCACGTGAAAGGCGCGTTCACCGGAGCCGTCAAGGACAAGCCGGGCCTGCTCGAGGCGGCCAATGGAGGCACGCTGTTCCTGGACGAGCTGATCGACATGCCCAAGTCGATCCAGGCGAAGCTGCTGCGCGTCATCCAGGACGGTGTGGTGCGCCGCGTCGGCAGCTCCGCCACCAACACGGTCGTGAACGTGCGGTTCATCGCGGCGGCCAACCGCGACCCGGAGCAGGCCACCAAGGACGGCCTGCTGCGCGAGGACCTGTACTACCGGCTCCGCGTCGTGCCGGTGCATCTCCCGTCGTTGCGCGAGCGCCAGCAGGACATCGTGCTGCTCGCCAATCACTTCCTGCAGCTGTTCTGGCGGCGCCATCGCGAGCCGTTCGCGGCGGCGCCCCGGCTCACCGAGAGCGCGGTCAGGGCGCTGTGCGCCCATCCGTGGCAGGGCAACGTGCGCGAGCTGCAGAACGCGATCGAGCACGCGGTCGTACTGCTGGAGCCCGGGCAGGACATCCAGCCCGAGAACATCCCCTTCATCAGCAGCCAACAGGCCGCCGACGCCGCCGAGGGCGTGGTCCCGGTCATGGCCGAAGGCATCCTGGAGGAGAGCTATCACGCCGCGCGGGAGCGCGTCATCGCGTCGTTCGAGCGGCGCTACCTCACCTGGCTCGTCAACCACGTGGGGGGCAACATGTCGAAGGCGGCGCGCGTGGCGGGCGTCGACCGCACCACACTTTACCGCCTGATGGAGCGGCACGGCTTGCAGCGCGAGACCATCACGGTGCTGCCCGAATGA
- a CDS encoding sugar transferase, translated as MTSLRINDLLLQWREQSVTYGMSRVRRYEDSARRALNVVVASVGLVISAPLMLVVAALVKLTSKGPVFYQQTRVGLDRRAPDSDRGNHRRVADLGGKPFTIYKFRTMKARDDGRQVWAAPGDARITRIGRVLRQFRLDELPQLVNVLKGDMNVVGPRPEQPRIFADLRTQVHRYTERQRVRPGITGWAQINHHYDESIEDVRRKVAYDLDYISRQSLSQDLKIMLLTAPAMVLRKGAW; from the coding sequence ATGACCTCCCTCAGGATCAACGACCTACTTCTGCAGTGGCGCGAGCAGAGCGTCACGTACGGCATGTCCCGGGTGCGCCGCTACGAGGACAGCGCGCGTCGGGCGCTGAACGTGGTGGTGGCGAGCGTCGGGCTCGTCATCAGCGCCCCGTTGATGCTGGTGGTCGCAGCGCTGGTGAAGCTGACCTCCAAGGGGCCGGTCTTCTACCAGCAGACACGCGTGGGGCTCGACCGCCGTGCGCCGGACAGCGACCGCGGCAATCACCGCCGGGTGGCCGACCTCGGGGGCAAGCCGTTCACCATCTACAAGTTCCGGACGATGAAGGCGCGCGACGACGGGCGGCAGGTGTGGGCGGCCCCGGGTGACGCGCGGATCACGCGGATTGGCCGGGTGCTCCGGCAGTTCCGGCTGGACGAGCTGCCGCAGCTCGTGAACGTGCTGAAAGGCGACATGAACGTGGTCGGCCCGAGGCCCGAGCAGCCGCGCATCTTCGCGGACCTGCGGACCCAGGTCCACCGGTACACGGAGCGCCAGCGGGTTCGGCCCGGGATCACGGGGTGGGCGCAGATCAACCACCACTACGACGAGTCGATCGAGGACGTGCGGCGGAAGGTCGCCTACGACCTGGACTACATCTCGCGCCAGTCGCTGTCGCAGGACCTCAAGATCATGCTGCTCACCGCGCCGGCGATGGTACTGCGAAAGGGCGCCTGGTAG
- a CDS encoding aminotransferase class I/II-fold pyridoxal phosphate-dependent enzyme, producing MSFEPFAMERWQSTWENRVEYNLSESGVHPLTVAELLAIAGLSLDDLAPHRLGYPQSNGSEPLRAAIAALYPGATADHVLVTNGSAEANFCACWHLIQPGDRVAIVLPTYMQTWGLARTFGAEIAPIWLREELGWQPQAADIDLAIAPGTRLVVVTNPNNPTGAVLSEEAIGRIVRQAAKAGAWLLSDEVYQGAELERSATPTSWGRTEKVLVTNGLSKAYGLPGLRIGWCVAPPPLVAELWARKDYTTIGPSVISDWLATRALAPGVRDRILERTRSILRANWPALERWLASRGGEFRYRTPEAGAICYARYTSNVNSSALAERLRRSKSVLVVPGDQFGMDHFIRFGFGPPATELEAALARVGEALPGPIG from the coding sequence ATGTCGTTCGAGCCGTTCGCGATGGAGCGCTGGCAGAGCACCTGGGAGAACCGGGTCGAGTACAACCTCTCCGAGAGCGGCGTCCACCCGTTGACCGTGGCCGAGCTGCTCGCGATCGCCGGCCTGTCGCTCGACGACCTCGCCCCTCACCGGCTCGGCTACCCGCAGTCCAACGGCAGTGAGCCGCTGCGCGCCGCCATCGCGGCCCTCTATCCCGGCGCCACGGCCGACCACGTCCTCGTGACCAACGGCAGCGCCGAGGCGAACTTCTGTGCCTGCTGGCACCTGATCCAACCCGGCGACCGCGTCGCCATCGTCTTGCCGACGTACATGCAGACCTGGGGGCTGGCGCGGACGTTCGGGGCCGAGATCGCGCCGATCTGGCTCCGGGAAGAGCTGGGCTGGCAGCCGCAAGCCGCCGACATCGACCTGGCGATCGCACCGGGCACGAGGCTGGTCGTGGTCACCAACCCGAACAACCCCACCGGGGCGGTTCTTTCGGAGGAGGCGATCGGCCGGATCGTCCGGCAGGCCGCCAAGGCCGGCGCCTGGCTCCTGTCCGACGAGGTCTACCAGGGTGCCGAGCTGGAGCGCTCCGCCACGCCGACGTCGTGGGGACGCACCGAGAAGGTCCTGGTCACGAACGGCCTCTCGAAGGCGTACGGGCTGCCCGGCCTGAGGATCGGCTGGTGCGTCGCGCCCCCGCCGCTCGTCGCCGAGCTGTGGGCGCGCAAGGACTACACGACCATCGGACCGAGCGTGATCTCGGACTGGCTGGCGACCCGGGCCCTCGCACCCGGCGTGCGCGACCGGATCCTCGAACGTACCCGCTCCATCCTGCGCGCCAACTGGCCGGCCCTCGAGCGCTGGCTCGCGTCGCGCGGCGGCGAGTTCCGCTACCGCACACCGGAGGCGGGCGCGATCTGCTACGCGCGCTACACGTCCAACGTCAACTCCTCCGCGCTGGCCGAGCGCCTGCGCCGCTCCAAAAGCGTGCTGGTGGTGCCGGGGGACCAGTTCGGCATGGATCACTTCATCCGGTTCGGCTTCGGTCCGCCCGCCACGGAGCTCGAGGCCGCCCTGGCTCGCGTGGGAGAGGCGCTGCCCGGCCCGATCGGCTAG